The following proteins are co-located in the Aggregatibacter aphrophilus ATCC 33389 genome:
- the mdh gene encoding malate dehydrogenase, with the protein MKVAVLGAAGGIGQALALLLKLQLPAGSELSLYDIAPVTPGVAADVSHIPTAVKVEGFAGEDPIPALKGADVVLISAGVARKPGMDRSDLFNINAGIVRNLIEKIAVTCPKACIGIITNPVNTTVAIAAEVLKKAGVYDKRKLFGVTTLDVLRSETFVSELKGLNAYRTAVPVIGGHSGVTILPLLSQVQYVEWKEEEIEPLTKRIQNAGTEVVNAKAGGGSATLSMAQAAARFANAVVRGLQGETVVECSYVEGDGKYARFFAQPVRFGKEGVEEILPIGKLSAFEQQALDAMLPTLRADIELGEKFVNP; encoded by the coding sequence ATGAAAGTTGCAGTATTAGGTGCCGCAGGCGGTATCGGTCAAGCATTAGCGCTGTTGTTAAAATTACAGTTACCGGCAGGCTCCGAATTATCATTGTATGATATTGCCCCTGTTACCCCCGGTGTTGCTGCGGATGTCAGCCACATTCCGACCGCTGTCAAAGTGGAGGGTTTTGCCGGTGAAGATCCGATTCCTGCGCTAAAAGGCGCGGACGTGGTATTAATTTCTGCCGGTGTAGCGCGTAAACCGGGTATGGATCGTTCAGATCTATTCAATATTAACGCTGGCATCGTGCGTAATTTAATTGAAAAAATTGCTGTAACCTGCCCGAAAGCTTGTATCGGTATTATCACCAATCCGGTAAATACTACTGTGGCTATTGCTGCTGAAGTGTTGAAAAAAGCCGGTGTGTACGATAAACGTAAATTATTCGGTGTGACCACACTCGATGTGCTTCGTTCCGAAACTTTTGTTTCCGAGTTAAAAGGTCTAAATGCATACCGTACCGCAGTGCCAGTGATCGGCGGTCATTCTGGTGTAACTATTCTACCTTTATTATCTCAAGTGCAATATGTTGAATGGAAAGAGGAAGAAATCGAACCGTTAACCAAGCGTATTCAAAACGCTGGTACCGAAGTGGTGAATGCTAAAGCTGGTGGCGGTTCTGCAACCTTGTCCATGGCACAGGCTGCAGCTCGTTTTGCGAATGCTGTGGTACGCGGATTACAAGGTGAAACTGTGGTTGAATGTAGCTATGTAGAAGGCGATGGCAAATACGCCCGCTTCTTTGCCCAACCGGTTCGCTTTGGTAAAGAAGGTGTGGAAGAAATCCTGCCGATCGGCAAACTTAGCGCTTTCGAGCAACAAGCCTTAGATGCGATGTTGCCGACATTGCGTGCAGATATTGAATTAGGCGAAAAATTCGTTAATCCATAA
- the argR gene encoding transcriptional regulator ArgR, whose product MLNDTADNLTKTFRDLLRQEKFGSQSEIVTELQKLGFHTINQSKVSRMLSKFGAVRTRNTRMEMVYCLPSDLSVPNTGSSLKDLVLDIDHNDMLIVIRTSPGAAQLIARLLDSVSKKEGILGNIAGDDTIFVTPTKGTNIKTLLERIQQLFDNSL is encoded by the coding sequence ATGTTAAATGACACTGCGGACAATTTAACCAAAACTTTCCGAGATTTACTGCGTCAAGAAAAATTCGGTTCACAAAGCGAGATCGTCACCGAATTGCAAAAACTCGGTTTTCATACCATTAACCAATCCAAAGTTTCTCGTATGTTGAGTAAATTTGGTGCCGTTCGCACCCGCAACACGCGAATGGAAATGGTCTATTGTCTGCCAAGCGATTTAAGCGTACCAAACACCGGTAGCTCATTAAAAGATTTGGTGTTAGATATTGATCATAACGACATGCTTATCGTCATTCGTACCAGTCCCGGTGCAGCACAATTAATCGCCCGCTTATTAGATTCAGTCAGCAAAAAAGAAGGCATTTTGGGCAATATTGCCGGCGACGATACAATTTTCGTTACACCAACCAAAGGCACGAATATCAAAACTCTCTTAGAAAGAATTCAGCAATTATTTGATAATTCACTTTAA